A genomic segment from Neobacillus sp. YX16 encodes:
- the smc gene encoding chromosome segregation protein SMC produces MFLKRLDIIGFKSFADRIGVDFVQGVTAVVGPNGSGKSNITDAIRWVLGEQSAKSLRGSKMEDIIFAGSDTRKPLNYAEVTLTLDNQDEGLSIDYNEVSVTRRVTRSGDSEYLINKQPCRLKDIVDLFMDSGLGREAFSIISQGKVEEILNSKAEDRRTIFEEAAGVLKYKNRKKKAESKLIETQDNLNRVNDILHELEGQVEPLKIQSSMAKDYLEKKEELEKIEVALTVYDIEDLHQKWTSFSTQLEEHQQEEIRLSSKLQIKEAKIEETRNQIAALDESITDLQNVLLHASEELEKLEGRKEVLKERKKNASQNRAQLEKNITELTDKIFQLKSNRDIQDELVQKLTQQVNFLQNQLKEKQEKLALFTENIDEKIESLKSEYIELLNDQAGAKNELKYIDQQLDQQELKSTRLDSENVKFIEERQLAQTKRLQIQSALDEIQSKLSNQVTSFREKQRKLENAQNNYQKQEKTLYQAYQILQQAKSRKEMLEEMEEDYSGFFQGVKEVLKARGNKLQGIEGAVAELVKVPKEYETALETAFGGALQHIVVDTEQNARMAITFLKQNSFGRATFLPLSVIKGRVLSSSQLHSIQNHPSLVGSAVDLVSFDPKYTEVISNLLGNVVITKDLKGANELAKILQYRCRLVTLEGDIVNPGGSMTGGAQKQKTSSLLTRKGELEELKEKLIVMTDKTSSLENLVKSLKHDIKSQEQELESMRKFGEELRQEEQTLKGDQREADFEAKNINNRLAMYDLEKGQFTEEQKTLNKRKSDLYEAMTSFKGKIEILDKQIAKLTEQKTNDISSKETLTKEITDLKVEYAAKNEQFVNTKERLALIVEDLNESEERLALYTEDLMLLTSEMEGSSSGEEQLEAAAKRKQQDKEQTIALISSKRQERLQLLSALEDAELEAKEIKRLHKGMVEVLKDEEVKLNRLDVELENKLAQLREEYLLSFEGAKEQYPLILPVDEARKKVKLIKLAIDELGSVNIGAIEEYERVSERYEFLNEQKNDLQEAKDTLYQVIDEMDIEMKKRFEQTFTGIREHFEPVFRALFGGGRADLKLTQPEDLLNTGVEIVAQPPGKKLQNLGLLSGGERALTAIALLFSILKVRPVPFCILDEVEAALDEANVFRFSQYLKSFSAETQFIVITHRKGTMEEADVLYGVTMQESGVSKLVSVRLEDTKELVET; encoded by the coding sequence ATGTTTTTAAAACGGTTGGACATCATTGGCTTTAAATCTTTTGCAGATCGTATTGGGGTGGATTTTGTTCAAGGAGTCACTGCTGTAGTTGGTCCAAACGGAAGTGGGAAAAGTAATATAACAGATGCAATTCGCTGGGTATTAGGTGAGCAATCTGCTAAATCACTTAGAGGCTCTAAAATGGAAGATATCATTTTTGCGGGAAGCGATACAAGAAAGCCGTTAAATTATGCGGAAGTGACCCTGACTCTTGATAACCAAGACGAAGGATTATCGATTGATTACAACGAAGTGAGTGTAACGAGAAGGGTCACCCGTTCTGGCGATAGTGAATATTTAATTAATAAACAACCTTGCAGATTAAAGGATATTGTTGATTTGTTTATGGACTCGGGTCTTGGCAGAGAAGCGTTCTCGATTATCAGCCAAGGGAAGGTAGAAGAAATTCTCAACAGTAAGGCTGAGGACCGAAGAACGATCTTTGAAGAAGCCGCAGGTGTTTTAAAATATAAAAATCGTAAGAAAAAAGCAGAATCTAAACTAATAGAAACACAGGATAATTTAAATCGAGTTAATGATATCCTACACGAACTTGAAGGACAAGTTGAACCATTAAAGATTCAGTCTTCAATGGCAAAGGATTACTTAGAGAAAAAAGAAGAACTTGAAAAAATTGAAGTTGCCTTAACGGTTTACGATATTGAAGATTTACATCAAAAGTGGACTTCGTTTTCAACTCAGCTTGAAGAACACCAGCAAGAAGAAATTAGGCTTTCGTCCAAGTTACAGATAAAGGAAGCAAAAATTGAAGAAACAAGGAATCAAATAGCTGCGCTTGATGAGTCCATTACTGATTTGCAAAATGTTCTCCTCCATGCTAGTGAAGAATTAGAAAAACTAGAAGGCAGGAAAGAGGTATTAAAAGAACGTAAGAAAAATGCCTCTCAAAATAGAGCTCAGCTTGAAAAGAATATTACTGAACTTACGGATAAAATCTTTCAATTAAAAAGTAATAGAGATATACAGGATGAACTAGTACAAAAGCTGACACAACAAGTGAATTTTCTTCAAAATCAGTTAAAAGAAAAACAGGAAAAATTAGCGTTATTCACGGAAAATATTGATGAAAAAATTGAATCCTTGAAAAGTGAATATATTGAACTGTTAAATGACCAAGCTGGAGCGAAAAACGAGCTAAAATACATTGACCAGCAGCTTGACCAGCAAGAATTAAAGAGCACTCGCCTTGACTCTGAAAATGTAAAATTCATTGAGGAAAGACAACTTGCTCAAACGAAGAGGTTACAAATTCAATCAGCACTAGATGAAATACAAAGCAAACTATCAAATCAAGTTACGAGTTTCAGGGAGAAGCAACGGAAACTTGAAAATGCTCAAAACAATTATCAGAAGCAAGAAAAGACCTTGTACCAAGCCTATCAAATTCTTCAACAGGCAAAATCACGGAAAGAAATGCTTGAGGAGATGGAAGAAGATTATTCAGGTTTCTTTCAAGGGGTAAAAGAAGTACTAAAAGCCCGAGGGAATAAGCTTCAAGGGATTGAAGGGGCTGTAGCTGAGCTAGTCAAAGTGCCAAAAGAATACGAGACTGCACTTGAAACAGCATTTGGCGGGGCTTTGCAGCATATCGTCGTTGATACGGAACAAAATGCCCGTATGGCTATCACTTTCTTAAAACAAAATTCATTCGGCAGGGCTACTTTTTTACCATTAAGCGTTATAAAGGGCAGAGTGTTGTCGTCCTCACAACTACACTCTATTCAAAACCATCCTTCATTGGTGGGAAGCGCGGTCGATTTAGTAAGCTTCGATCCAAAATATACAGAGGTCATCAGTAATCTTTTAGGTAATGTTGTCATTACGAAAGATTTAAAGGGTGCGAACGAACTGGCCAAAATCCTCCAGTATCGGTGTCGACTAGTGACATTAGAGGGAGATATTGTCAACCCCGGCGGCTCGATGACTGGCGGGGCACAAAAGCAAAAGACCAGCTCGTTATTGACAAGAAAAGGTGAGCTTGAAGAGTTGAAAGAAAAGCTTATCGTAATGACAGATAAAACCTCTAGTTTAGAAAACCTTGTTAAGTCTTTAAAACATGATATTAAATCACAAGAACAAGAGCTAGAGTCCATGCGAAAGTTTGGAGAAGAATTAAGACAAGAGGAACAAACGTTAAAGGGTGATCAAAGGGAAGCTGATTTCGAGGCAAAGAATATTAATAATCGCTTGGCGATGTATGATCTTGAAAAAGGCCAATTTACAGAGGAACAGAAAACCTTAAACAAACGTAAAAGTGATCTCTATGAAGCAATGACTAGCTTTAAAGGTAAGATAGAAATTTTAGATAAACAAATTGCAAAACTAACAGAACAAAAAACAAATGATATATCCTCGAAAGAAACACTAACAAAGGAAATAACTGATTTAAAGGTCGAGTATGCAGCTAAAAATGAGCAATTTGTAAATACAAAAGAACGATTAGCTTTGATAGTAGAAGATTTAAACGAAAGTGAAGAGAGGCTGGCTCTTTATACAGAGGATTTAATGCTGCTAACCTCCGAGATGGAAGGCAGTTCTTCCGGGGAAGAACAGTTGGAAGCTGCCGCAAAACGGAAACAGCAGGATAAGGAACAAACGATTGCCCTTATTTCTTCAAAAAGGCAGGAACGTCTCCAGTTGCTTTCAGCCCTAGAAGATGCTGAGCTCGAAGCAAAGGAAATTAAGAGACTTCATAAGGGTATGGTTGAAGTTTTAAAAGATGAAGAAGTAAAGCTTAATCGTTTAGACGTTGAACTTGAAAACAAACTGGCACAACTAAGAGAAGAATATTTACTTTCCTTTGAGGGTGCAAAGGAACAATATCCACTAATACTGCCAGTAGATGAAGCTAGGAAAAAAGTAAAGCTAATAAAACTGGCGATTGATGAACTCGGCAGTGTGAATATTGGTGCCATTGAAGAATACGAGAGAGTTTCGGAACGATATGAATTTTTGAATGAACAAAAGAACGACCTTCAAGAGGCGAAGGATACGCTCTATCAGGTTATTGACGAAATGGATATAGAAATGAAAAAACGTTTTGAGCAGACCTTTACTGGAATTCGAGAGCATTTTGAACCTGTGTTCCGCGCATTATTTGGCGGCGGAAGAGCGGACTTGAAACTTACACAGCCGGAGGATTTATTAAATACGGGAGTAGAAATTGTTGCACAGCCGCCTGGTAAAAAACTGCAAAATCTTGGATTATTATCTGGTGGGGAGAGAGCATTAACAGCGATTGCTCTGCTATTTTCGATTTTAAAAGTGCGCCCAGTTCCATTTTGTATCCTAGACGAGGTTGAAGCAGCCCTTGATGAAGCAAACGTTTTTCGATTCAGTCAATATTTAAAGAGTTTTAGTGCAGAAACTCAGTTTATTGTCATCACTCACAGAAAAGGAACAATGGAAGAAGCTGATGTTCTATACGGTGTAACCATGCAGGAATCAGGTGTCTCAAAGCTTGTTTCTGTCCGACTTGAGGATACGAAGGAGCTTGTTGAAACTTAA
- the ftsY gene encoding signal recognition particle-docking protein FtsY: MSFFKKLKDKITKQTESVTEKFKDGLSKTRNNFSGKVNDLVARYRKVDEDFFEELEEILIQADVGFDTVMKLIEELKMEVKRQNIQDPREVQSVISEKLVEIYNAGEEQSSKLNIQEDGLTVILFVGVNGVGKTTTIGKLGHKFKSEGKSVLLAAGDTFRAGAIEQLEVWGERVGVDVIKQAEGSDPAAVMFDAIKAAKSRKVDILICDTAGRLQNKVNLMKELEKVKRVIEREVPGAPHEVLLVLDATTGQNALIQAKTFKEVTNVSGIVLSKLDGTAKGGIVLAIRNELKIPVKYVGLGEKMDDLQEFNAEQYVYGLFADQVDNAVN; encoded by the coding sequence GTGAGTTTTTTTAAAAAATTAAAAGACAAAATCACGAAACAAACGGAGAGTGTTACAGAGAAATTTAAAGATGGTCTTTCGAAAACAAGAAATAACTTCTCTGGAAAAGTAAATGACCTTGTTGCAAGGTACCGCAAAGTGGATGAAGATTTCTTCGAGGAATTAGAAGAAATCTTAATACAAGCAGACGTAGGCTTCGATACAGTCATGAAACTAATTGAAGAGTTGAAAATGGAGGTTAAACGCCAAAATATACAAGACCCCAGGGAAGTTCAAAGTGTTATTTCGGAGAAGTTAGTCGAAATTTACAATGCTGGTGAGGAGCAATCATCCAAATTGAATATTCAAGAGGATGGGCTTACTGTTATCTTATTTGTTGGTGTTAATGGTGTAGGAAAAACAACGACAATTGGAAAACTTGGTCATAAGTTTAAAAGTGAAGGGAAATCAGTTCTATTAGCCGCTGGTGATACTTTCCGTGCTGGTGCGATTGAACAGTTAGAGGTATGGGGAGAAAGAGTAGGCGTTGACGTTATTAAACAGGCAGAAGGTTCTGATCCGGCTGCGGTAATGTTTGATGCGATTAAGGCTGCTAAGTCAAGGAAAGTAGATATTTTGATTTGTGATACAGCTGGACGATTACAAAATAAAGTTAACTTGATGAAGGAACTTGAAAAGGTTAAACGGGTAATCGAACGGGAGGTACCAGGTGCACCACACGAAGTCCTGCTTGTATTAGATGCAACTACAGGTCAAAATGCACTCATTCAGGCAAAAACCTTTAAAGAGGTAACAAATGTGAGCGGGATTGTGCTTTCAAAATTGGATGGGACAGCAAAGGGCGGTATTGTTTTGGCCATTCGAAATGAATTGAAGATTCCTGTTAAGTACGTAGGCCTTGGTGAAAAAATGGATGATCTCCAGGAATTTAACGCAGAGCAATATGTCTATGGTTTATTCGCTGACCAAGTGGATAATGCTGTAAATTGA
- a CDS encoding putative DNA-binding protein translates to MLEKTTRMNYLYDFYYSLLTPKQQSYMSLYYLDDYSLGEIAEEYDVSRQAVYDNIKRTEAMLEEYEEKLLLFQKFQERSKLLRHVKEVLNEEHPSKQAMMEMVAELEKLD, encoded by the coding sequence ATGCTTGAAAAAACAACGCGAATGAATTATCTCTACGATTTCTATTATTCGTTGTTAACACCAAAGCAGCAAAGCTATATGTCTCTCTATTATTTAGATGATTACTCACTTGGAGAAATCGCTGAAGAGTACGATGTAAGCCGTCAGGCCGTCTATGATAACATCAAACGTACGGAAGCTATGCTTGAGGAGTATGAAGAAAAGCTATTACTATTTCAAAAATTTCAAGAGCGCAGCAAGTTATTAAGGCATGTAAAAGAAGTGCTTAACGAAGAACACCCTTCAAAGCAGGCAATGATGGAAATGGTTGCCGAGCTTGAAAAATTAGATTAG
- the ffh gene encoding signal recognition particle protein, with protein sequence MAFEGLADRLQNTIQKIRGKGKVTEADVKEMMREVRLALLEADVNFKVVKDFVKKVSERAVGQEVLKSLTPGQQIIKIVNEELTELMGGEQSKIAASNRPPTVIMMVGLQGAGKTTTTGKLANLLRKKYNRKPLLAAADIYRPAAIKQLQTLGKQLDMPVFSLGDQVSPVEIAKQAISKAKEDHNDYVLIDTAGRLHVDEALMGELKDIKELTKPDEIFLVVDAMTGQDAVNVAQSFNEQLGLTGVVLTKLDGDTRGGAALSIRAVTQTPIKFVGLGEKMDAIEPFHPERMASRILGMGDVLTLIEKAQANVDEEKAKELEQKMRTATFTLDDFLEQLGQVRNLGPLDELLKMMPGANKIKGLNNVQIEEKQIAHVEAIIRSMTKAEKEHPEILNSNRKKRIAKGSGRTVPEVNRLLKQFEDMKKMMKQMTGMQQKGKKKGGFKFPFKPF encoded by the coding sequence ATGGCGTTTGAAGGATTAGCCGACCGACTGCAGAATACGATTCAAAAAATCCGTGGAAAAGGTAAGGTTACGGAAGCGGATGTAAAAGAAATGATGCGTGAAGTCCGCCTTGCATTACTCGAGGCCGACGTTAATTTTAAGGTCGTAAAGGATTTTGTAAAAAAAGTCAGCGAACGGGCAGTAGGGCAAGAAGTGTTAAAAAGCTTAACACCAGGCCAGCAGATCATTAAAATCGTTAATGAGGAATTAACGGAGTTAATGGGCGGTGAACAAAGTAAAATTGCTGCCTCTAATCGTCCGCCAACTGTCATTATGATGGTAGGGCTTCAGGGTGCAGGTAAAACGACGACAACAGGAAAGCTTGCCAACCTGCTTCGTAAAAAGTACAACCGTAAGCCTCTCTTAGCAGCCGCTGATATTTACCGTCCTGCTGCCATAAAGCAACTTCAAACATTGGGAAAACAATTGGATATGCCTGTATTTTCTCTTGGCGATCAAGTAAGCCCGGTCGAAATTGCAAAGCAAGCCATTTCGAAAGCAAAAGAAGATCATAATGACTACGTCCTTATAGATACTGCTGGGCGTTTGCATGTCGATGAAGCATTAATGGGTGAACTGAAGGATATTAAAGAACTTACAAAGCCAGACGAAATTTTCCTTGTTGTTGATGCGATGACCGGTCAAGATGCCGTTAATGTAGCCCAAAGCTTTAATGAACAGCTTGGTTTGACTGGGGTAGTCTTAACGAAACTTGACGGTGACACACGTGGAGGAGCTGCGCTTTCGATTCGTGCTGTTACCCAAACACCGATTAAGTTTGTCGGTTTAGGTGAAAAAATGGACGCAATCGAACCCTTTCATCCCGAGCGGATGGCCTCAAGGATACTCGGAATGGGTGACGTCTTAACGCTTATTGAAAAAGCGCAGGCGAATGTTGATGAGGAAAAAGCGAAAGAGCTTGAACAAAAGATGCGGACAGCGACTTTTACGCTTGATGACTTTTTGGAACAGCTTGGACAAGTCCGTAATTTAGGACCGCTTGATGAATTATTAAAAATGATGCCTGGTGCAAATAAAATTAAAGGTTTGAACAATGTTCAAATCGAAGAAAAACAAATTGCACATGTGGAAGCAATCATTAGGTCCATGACAAAAGCAGAAAAAGAACATCCGGAGATCTTGAATTCAAACCGTAAAAAGAGGATTGCCAAAGGGAGCGGCAGGACTGTTCCTGAGGTAAACCGCTTATTAAAACAGTTTGAGGACATGAAGAAGATGATGAAGCAAATGACTGGAATGCAGCAAAAAGGCAAGAAAAAAGGCGGATTTAAATTTCCTTTTAAACCGTTTTAA
- the rpsP gene encoding 30S ribosomal protein S16, whose product MAVKIRLKRMGAKKTPFYRIVAADSRSPRDGRYIEVIGTYNPVVQPAAIQINEDLALKWLQDGAKPSDTVRNLFSNQGIMEKFHNAKHSK is encoded by the coding sequence ATGGCAGTAAAAATTCGTTTAAAGCGTATGGGAGCTAAAAAGACTCCTTTCTATCGTATCGTAGCAGCAGATTCTCGTTCTCCTCGTGACGGACGTTACATTGAAGTTATTGGAACTTACAATCCAGTTGTTCAACCGGCTGCAATCCAAATCAACGAAGATTTGGCTCTTAAATGGTTACAAGACGGTGCAAAACCATCTGATACAGTTCGTAACCTTTTCTCAAACCAAGGCATCATGGAAAAATTCCATAATGCTAAGCACAGCAAGTAA
- a CDS encoding KH domain-containing protein, which yields MKQLIESIVKPLVDFPEDVQVNVNEEDQRITFHLTVNKTDMGKVIGKQGRVAKAIRTVVYAAGSSQQKKIFLEIGE from the coding sequence ATGAAGCAATTAATAGAAAGTATTGTTAAGCCCCTTGTTGATTTTCCAGAAGATGTTCAGGTTAATGTCAACGAAGAAGATCAACGAATCACTTTTCATCTTACTGTTAATAAGACAGATATGGGAAAGGTGATTGGAAAGCAAGGGCGTGTTGCAAAGGCCATTAGGACTGTTGTTTATGCAGCAGGATCATCACAACAAAAGAAAATTTTTCTAGAAATTGGTGAATAG
- a CDS encoding YlqD family protein, protein MQLIRTVVVKQILTEHSKQKLLDKYFAGKLQMQKEYEQLQFELKKLEKTKKYQSSALKSHFEKELQKRHDKEKLYEFQIEQLHMLPLGSELKQKEVQALVDVKVGDNWDEVMEQTTIIIKDGIIEEIR, encoded by the coding sequence ATGCAACTTATTCGTACTGTTGTGGTGAAGCAAATATTAACGGAACACAGCAAACAAAAGCTGCTTGATAAATACTTTGCTGGCAAGCTGCAGATGCAAAAAGAATATGAGCAGCTTCAATTTGAGTTAAAAAAGTTAGAAAAAACCAAAAAGTATCAATCAAGCGCACTTAAAAGTCACTTTGAAAAAGAACTGCAAAAACGCCATGATAAAGAAAAGCTTTATGAGTTTCAAATTGAACAATTACATATGCTACCATTAGGAAGTGAATTGAAGCAAAAAGAAGTACAAGCCCTTGTTGATGTAAAGGTTGGAGACAATTGGGATGAAGTAATGGAGCAAACAACAATTATCATAAAAGACGGCATAATCGAGGAAATAAGATAG
- the rimM gene encoding ribosome maturation factor RimM (Essential for efficient processing of 16S rRNA), which translates to MEKWFNVGKIVNTHGIRGEVRVISKTDFPEQRYKVGNILYLFMPGSNKPIELTVKTHRSHKNFNLLTFEGFENINEVEKFRDGIIKVPESQLGNLEDDEYYYHEIIGCLVATTRGEEIGKVIEILSPGANDVWVIKSPAGKEILIPYIEDVVKKVDVKEKVILIEPMEGLLS; encoded by the coding sequence ATGGAAAAATGGTTTAATGTTGGTAAAATCGTCAATACACACGGAATTAGAGGTGAAGTAAGGGTAATTTCTAAAACCGATTTCCCAGAGCAGCGCTACAAGGTGGGAAATATATTGTATTTGTTTATGCCTGGATCCAATAAGCCTATTGAATTAACGGTAAAAACCCATAGAAGTCATAAAAATTTTAATTTACTAACCTTTGAAGGGTTTGAAAATATCAACGAGGTAGAAAAATTTAGGGACGGAATCATTAAGGTGCCAGAATCCCAACTTGGAAATCTTGAAGATGATGAATATTATTACCATGAAATTATTGGATGTCTAGTGGCGACAACTAGAGGTGAGGAAATAGGTAAGGTTATTGAGATATTATCCCCCGGCGCTAACGACGTATGGGTAATTAAATCACCTGCAGGCAAGGAAATATTGATTCCTTATATCGAGGATGTTGTGAAAAAAGTAGATGTGAAGGAAAAGGTTATCTTAATTGAACCAATGGAAGGTCTACTTTCATGA
- the trmD gene encoding tRNA (guanosine(37)-N1)-methyltransferase TrmD, with protein MKIDVLTLFPEMFSGVFGHSILHKAAEKAAVRYNVVNFREYADNKHQTVDDYPYGGGAGMVLKPQPLFDAVAALKEQAESNTTRVILLCPQGKRYNQKIAEELAKEEHLIFVCGHYEGYDERIREHVVSDEISIGDYVLTGGELGAMVVIDSVVRLLPEVLGNEESHMKDSFSTGLLEHPHYTRPSDFRGMKVPEVLLQGNHRLIEEWRNKEALRRTFLRRPDLLEKIELNKDQAKWLNEIKKEYE; from the coding sequence ATGAAAATAGATGTGCTGACGTTATTTCCTGAGATGTTTTCTGGTGTATTTGGGCATTCCATTTTACATAAGGCTGCTGAAAAAGCTGCCGTTCGCTATAATGTTGTCAATTTCCGTGAGTATGCTGATAATAAACATCAAACCGTAGACGACTATCCCTATGGCGGTGGAGCAGGTATGGTCTTAAAGCCGCAGCCTCTCTTTGATGCAGTTGCAGCATTAAAGGAACAAGCGGAAAGTAACACAACAAGAGTGATTCTACTTTGTCCTCAAGGAAAACGGTATAACCAGAAAATAGCAGAAGAATTAGCAAAAGAGGAACACCTTATTTTCGTATGCGGCCATTATGAGGGATATGATGAAAGAATCCGTGAACATGTGGTAAGTGATGAAATCTCAATCGGTGATTATGTGTTAACTGGCGGAGAGCTTGGAGCAATGGTTGTGATTGATAGTGTTGTTCGTCTTTTACCAGAAGTCTTAGGAAATGAAGAGTCCCATATGAAAGATTCTTTCAGCACGGGTCTTTTGGAGCATCCACACTATACAAGACCTTCTGACTTTCGTGGAATGAAGGTTCCGGAGGTCCTCCTCCAAGGAAATCATCGATTAATCGAAGAATGGCGAAACAAAGAAGCTTTACGACGAACATTCCTTAGGAGGCCTGACTTATTAGAAAAAATAGAATTAAATAAGGATCAGGCAAAATGGCTGAATGAAATAAAAAAAGAATACGAGTAG
- the rplS gene encoding 50S ribosomal protein L19, with translation MQHLIEEITKEQLRSDLPAFRPGDTVRVHVKVVEGTRERIQLFEGVVIKRRGGGISETFTVRKVSYGVGVERTFPVHTPKIAKLEVLRRGKVRRAKLYYLRKLRGKKARIKEIR, from the coding sequence ATGCAACATTTGATTGAAGAAATCACAAAAGAACAACTTCGTTCTGATTTACCTGCGTTTCGTCCTGGTGATACCGTACGTGTACACGTTAAGGTTGTCGAGGGTACTCGTGAGCGTATTCAGTTATTCGAAGGTGTAGTGATTAAGCGTCGTGGTGGTGGCATTAGCGAAACTTTCACAGTTCGTAAGGTATCTTACGGAGTAGGCGTTGAGCGTACTTTCCCTGTACACACACCTAAAATTGCGAAGCTTGAAGTATTGCGCCGCGGTAAAGTTCGCCGTGCTAAGCTATACTACTTACGTAAGCTACGTGGTAAAAAAGCTCGTATTAAAGAAATTCGATAA
- the lepB gene encoding signal peptidase I — protein sequence MIKKKNELWEWTKALLIAVVLAAVIRYFLFAPIVVDGLSMMPTLQHQDRMIVNKLSYNIGEPKRFDIIVFHAPEQKDYIKRVIGLPGDRIEYKNDTLYVNGKAFEEPYLDEYKKKVEGPLTDPFTLEETPAGVETVPEGELFVMGDNRRFSKDSRHIGTISLDKIIGKTSIVYWPLKDAHIVK from the coding sequence ATGATTAAAAAGAAAAATGAACTTTGGGAATGGACGAAGGCGCTTTTAATTGCGGTTGTATTGGCAGCTGTCATTCGTTACTTTCTTTTTGCACCAATTGTAGTAGACGGGCTATCGATGATGCCCACTCTGCAGCACCAAGACCGTATGATAGTGAACAAGCTAAGCTATAATATAGGTGAGCCAAAACGGTTTGATATTATCGTCTTTCATGCGCCTGAACAGAAGGATTATATAAAAAGAGTCATTGGCCTTCCAGGTGACCGTATCGAATATAAAAATGATACTTTATATGTTAATGGAAAAGCGTTCGAAGAACCATATTTGGATGAGTATAAGAAAAAAGTCGAAGGACCTTTAACAGATCCTTTTACGCTTGAAGAAACTCCTGCAGGTGTAGAAACAGTACCAGAAGGTGAATTGTTCGTTATGGGGGATAACCGGCGTTTCAGTAAAGACAGCAGGCATATTGGAACCATCTCTTTGGACAAAATAATCGGTAAAACAAGTATTGTTTACTGGCCATTAAAAGATGCACACATCGTGAAATAG
- the ylqF gene encoding ribosome biogenesis GTPase YlqF: protein MTIQWFPGHMAKARREVTEKLKLVDIIYELVDARIPYSSRNPMIDVIIQHKPRLVLLNKADLADKAITKEWIAFFAARGIKAIAINSQAGEGMKDIVKASHEILKEKFDRLRAKGVVNPRAIRAMIVGIPNAGKSTLINRLAKKNIAKTGNMPGVTKAQQWIKVGKELELLDTPGILWPKFEDQEVGKKLAVTGAIKDTLLNLQDLVVYSIKFLEEHYPERLKERYKLESVPENVVEMFDQIGELRGCLGAGGVVDYDKVSDLVIREIRSEKFGPLTFERPSDFADKIENK from the coding sequence TTGACAATCCAATGGTTTCCAGGCCATATGGCAAAGGCTCGAAGAGAAGTCACGGAAAAATTAAAACTAGTAGATATTATTTACGAATTGGTGGACGCAAGAATTCCATATTCGTCTCGCAATCCAATGATTGATGTAATTATTCAGCATAAACCAAGACTGGTCCTCTTAAATAAAGCCGATTTGGCAGATAAAGCAATTACCAAAGAATGGATTGCCTTTTTTGCAGCAAGAGGAATAAAAGCAATAGCCATTAACTCTCAGGCTGGAGAAGGTATGAAGGATATTGTAAAGGCATCCCATGAAATCTTAAAGGAAAAGTTTGATCGTTTAAGAGCAAAGGGTGTTGTGAACCCTAGAGCCATTCGTGCCATGATTGTTGGAATCCCTAATGCAGGAAAATCTACTTTAATTAATCGACTAGCAAAGAAAAACATTGCAAAGACAGGAAATATGCCAGGTGTAACAAAAGCCCAACAGTGGATTAAAGTTGGAAAAGAGTTAGAGTTATTAGATACACCGGGAATTCTCTGGCCAAAGTTTGAAGACCAAGAGGTTGGTAAGAAGTTAGCTGTAACGGGAGCAATCAAAGACACTCTTCTGAATTTGCAGGACCTCGTTGTTTATTCAATTAAGTTTTTAGAAGAGCATTATCCAGAGAGACTTAAGGAACGCTATAAGCTTGAATCAGTCCCTGAAAATGTGGTAGAGATGTTTGACCAAATTGGTGAACTTAGAGGCTGTCTCGGGGCTGGTGGAGTCGTTGATTATGATAAAGTATCAGATTTAGTCATTAGAGAAATTAGATCTGAGAAATTTGGACCGCTCACTTTCGAAAGACCCAGCGATTTTGCTGATAAAATTGAAAATAAATAA